Part of the Anopheles gambiae chromosome 3, idAnoGambNW_F1_1, whole genome shotgun sequence genome is shown below.
GAATGCAGCCTCTACTCGGCAGTAGGAAGCGTTGGCATCGTCAAAATCGGTGGAAACGATCAGAGCCAGTTCTGACTGCAGACTAGCCGCGGCGCGCTCCGTGCGAAAAATGACGACTCCAACGGGTCCAAATGGCTCTGGACGGCACCGAGCGGAGCAATTGGTTAGATTTGGTCCTAAGCGGATGATCGGAAATGGTTTTGAACCGTGAATGCGATTGCGACAATTCATCTCTCGTTGTTGCGTAGTTTCcaagtgtatgtatgtatatatttgTCTTCCTGTTTAGTTTCCAGACAGTTGAAGTAAGTATGTTTTTCCATGTACAATGTGCAATCGAGTCTACCCAAAATAGAATACAAAATTTAATCGAAATCTAATACGACTAAATTTGCATTCGATTCAATGTTTCTTAAGGGTCTCGGTTGCTGTGCGTACGTGTAGAATAAGTTTGTTAGATATAATGTGTACATaaatgttctttttcttccttggcacaacaaccgttgtcggtcaagacctgcCTGGACCATATAAATGTTAGTCTCGAAAAATATAGCGACAGaatttttgttcttctctggAAAACTGCACACATTTAGACAAATTctaataatatatttttttagttcGCAAAGCTTTAAacaattctcaaaatattctCGCATGCCGCATTCAAAATCGACACGGACCGCAAGTTTGACATACCTGGTTTAGGCCATGCGTTATGCTATAACCTAGCATTCGGTATACACATGGTGAATTAGTTTAAAGATGAGTTCTATAAAGAGTGAATATGTCCCATCATTTGAGTAAAAGAAACTAAGCTCTATTTATAAAGGCGCTCTATAATGGCGAGACTTGCTAGCCGGTCAACGAACTATAGTCTAAGGAAAACAATCCAGACAACCACAGAAGGTAAAGTTTGCAGAGAACCTTTGTGATTTGCAATTCTACTACCCGTTATTAAGATTAAAGTACAGTTAGAATTGTTCTTACATGAACTCGAGGACGGCTTTGAGCTGCGTGCCGCATTTTGCCAGCCCCTGGTCTAGAAGAATCAATTATAATTGTTCGTTCGTAGGGCAGAATAAGCGTCAAGTTAACTATTTAAACTTATTACAGCAGCACTTTAACGTATACGTGCGTCAATGTTAATGTCAAACCATGGCTTTCTATTATAGCGTTCTTTTAGTTGTAATTGTTGTGAAATATATTGCTTAACAATAACGATACCTGCATGAGAATGTAAATTTCTgtcaaaataataattgcagaaaaaacatatttttgagtCTTGatcaaaatggaaagaaaatacCTAGTTTGCAATTTGTGTTCTTTTAAGTGTTgtcgatttttattttaccgaTTATAGAACTACGAAGCATTGAGGACTTTTGAATggcttgtgttttgtttatgaaATTGCACATATTACTACAAATTGTATCAATTTATCTGATTTTTTACAATAAGGTATGTGTATGAAAGTGAATGGTATATTTATTGTATTATGGTTGCTATGCTATGTTATGGTTGTTATGTTATTACTAATTACATACTATAGTCtgaactcactggttgaacttcgattgcCTGCCAATTATTGAATATGCGCTTTTTAGTAAGCACGtttttccattaaaaaaatcggaaattttgaataatacaggacaatacaataataataacatgagattttttattttgttttcaaaaaccGGCTTTTGCATACAAACGCATTTTTAATGATAtgtcagccaactatcgagcAATCAACAAAAggcatgccaactaaaaaacGTTCAACTATGAAATTCTGaatgtaattaatttaattattatccTTTCTGATCGAATGCAGTGATTAcctaatttttaaaatgtaatatACAAAATGTCTGCAAACAAGTGGTAACTGATAAATGGTTCTGCAACTATACAATTGTAGTTTCCAGTATCTTGAACGACCAGACAGACATCGCATTTAGCTATTATTATGCTCACTTAATCGTAACGTGTGTGCTACTATCGGAACTCAGCGGTTCGTAAATAAAATGAGAAACATCAATTATGGTAGAGAcgagaaaaaaatgttttgtaatTTTGCTTGTAATTGTTTTTGCTAACTTTAATACATCTTTGTTATGCTTTGGTAAACTATTTTAATACTACTATTTCGAGTCTTTCTTGTGGAATTATTCCATCTCCTTTTACAAACATTTACTGTTTTACTATTTTACATAAAAAGCTTACAACCACTTGATTTGAAGCAATCATTGCGATGGTGTTCTATTCAACTTATAAACATAAATTGATGACATGAATATTGGGGGTAACAAATTCAATAATGATTTAAGAAATATTACAATAGGTAGAAGTTTTGTTTTagataaagtaaaaaaaactgtttgttCCTCATAAGATCTTCACAGTGATGGTCATAAAGAGATCCTTTTAAAAGGTAGATTGGACTGCATGGGATCTCCAACGCAGGGTTGGTCGAGTAATTTTGCCAGGTCAGTCTGTTCGGTGGATTAGTTGGTAGATATTGAGAACAATAAGCTAACTTTTGCTTGATGATTTCTGTCTGTCTTTATTTGATTCATCACAGTCTTATTCTGTCTGTCTTATTCCAACTTTGTTGGTTTATGATTGCTAACATATTTGTGTAGGTATATGATTGAATTTATGTTTGTATGCGTGTGACCAAGCTTCtgtgtatgttttctttttcaaacttCCTCACATATTTTTTCTTATACGCGCTCTCGCTTTCTCTGCCCAGTTTTATGTGCATTCTTCGATCCCGCGAAGATCGCTGTATTAACGTTGCcgttgatgctgctgatgagagGTCGAACGCCTCGGTAACTGTAAACACGtcaagaaagaagaaagcaaGCCAAAGAAGTGGGTCATGTTATAAAAAGGCAAGTTCAAGGCAATGAGTCTTTTAGACGGGCGGTGAAGTTCGTACAGAAAAGAGCTCAGTGGTGCATAGCAGTGAGTTGTATTGTGGTGTTAAGAAACATTGTTGTACCTTGCAAATTTTCAATAAACTTAAGGTTTGTTCTTGATGGAACATTTAATTACTTATGTTTGCGATATATCTGTTAGTGATCTGTTACCATAGCTGTACATAAGGTGTTTTCGAAATGTATGTTTACAAAGGagaaaaattttcaaaactatttgttttgttcaataGTGCATCGGTTATGAGTTATTTGAAACACACCCAAATAGGTTGTGAAGATTTTCTAAATAAATGAGTGAATAATGCGATTTtttgaaatagaaaataattctTAACCGGGGAAAAATTAACTTGTTCGGTTAGTTAGTGCACCaagttgaagaaaaaaaaacagtttgtaTTACGTTTTTGTAGTTTAATACTTTTGTCATATAAGTGCTATTTACTGTGATGTGTGTGAAagtatattttgttttgcttcctatGTGATAACATAAATATGTagctaaaattaaaaaaaggctaTTATGCATGACCATACATTATTAAGCATGCCTAATTATCatagaatattttactaaATCAGCCCCACAAGCGCCTCCGTATGAAAAGATTCCGTTATTGTGGTAATTGATAAAAAGCACATTGGAAAAGAATATGCTTCTGGACGGATAGCGGTCAGCAGTTATGGGAAAATGAGAAATCTTTTAcagttatattttatttaggTTATGGAACGGGGTTCCGCTGTGTGCCATTTTTAACCCACGTAGCTGTTGGACTTGATTTTAAAGCGAAGAAAAGCAAAGCGTAGAACACGTAGAAAGTATATAAAGCCTCTGTAAAATACTTTTGTACacttattttgtgtgtgtaattaTTGACGTCATTATGTATATTTAGTTGGACTTGGATAAAAATTCAACAGAATATTTGATGAACATAGAAACAAACTAGCATCGAAGTGGATCTTGACCTTTTTTTGGGGAAATTGCTGTGGTAAATTATTGAAACTTTCTCTTTTGCCTGACAGTGATATTTTGTCTGCCTATTTTGATTCGTACCTACATTCGTCATGCAGCAGCTCTTCGTATTACTGTAGCAGCATCCAAATATTACacgaagtgtttttttttttcttaacttCAGTATAATAGTTAAAATATTTTGCCACATAGTAAAAGCATTTCAATGATGGgttggaaaatgaaatatttggcaaatttttttcaattttcggATTTAAATTCTAGTACTTCAGTCTTACCTATGGGTGCTGGATGATAGTGTTAACATAATCTTACATAAAGACTCGATTGGATGAATGTTAGTGTTTTAAAACTGATTGCCTTGGTATAGATTAATTTTATTGGCACGTTCGTGACtgtaaaaagttttaaaacaacaaaatgaaagaaatagaTCGATTAAATTGAGTGGTAAGCAGTGTTTTTCTATATTTTCTGTGGCAGCATGTCTATTCATGTAGGTCATGTCTATTATAAACAGTGGACCACATAAAACATGTTTGAGAATGTATAACGTGAAGTAATAGTAATTCACTGTCGAGAATaagttttttgtgttgatgAGTGGTTTGATATAATTaaggaagcaacaaaaatcagtAAACATGTTCGCTGGTTTCTAGGTTTGAATGATCTCCAAAAAGAGAAAGTTTCCCTTATGGGTATTATATCATGAATTTTGTCCGTCATCGTTGTATTTACTTTCTGCTTCATGTGGAAGTGAAGGTGCTGTTTTTGGTAGTTTTttgtggttggttggtgcaGATGTGTTATACacgtattttaaaatattttaacatttgcCTAATGCAATATAATATGCTTCGTTATATTTCCCAGAAAGATGAATCATAAAGTTGGAGCCAACATGCTTCTCTTGGGGCTAGTATTGAGTAATCTAGTGATATATACCTGGGCATATCCGCAACAGTATCAACAGCACCAGTTACACACAGTGGAGCAGAGAAAGTTTGCGGAAAAACCAAACGCCATTAAGAAAGTGGCACTCGACGACCTCGATGAGATACAGACTAACCAGATACAGGAAGGCGGTTTTTCGTGGTCCAACATGCTTGGACTATTGATGCAAATGATTTTCAACGGCGGCGGAGGAGGCGGCGGAAACGTGCCAACAAAATCTGACGATATTGATAATGGTGTGTCAACCTTTGGTCAATCACCATGGGCAAACGTGATTTCGGTTGGGTTGAAGATCATTACTACCCTGCTAGGAGGAGGTGGTGCAGGGGATGGTATTGATAAGGTTGATAATGGAGGATCACCGATGCAGGTAAGCAATCTAACTAATTGGGACAATCGTACATACTGTAAACGTGGTGGAGGGTGATTAATTATGCAATATATTTATGAACATAATACAGATTTTTGCATAATAACTTGCAAACGTCCCTCACTAAAAAGATCTCCTGCTACTCATTCACAATAGTTTAGTAGCCTAACAATATTTGAAAGTAGATGAACATTGACTATGGATAAGAAATCGTtgtgaatatatttttgttttaaagacatttgtttattattgaCAGTCTTTAAAAAGTAATGAATGGCAAGGTCACACATAGCAGTACGCAGccgaaaataattaaatcgaCAATTGacttttataaaaaaaacccgcaaAGTTCACTCATGTCCTTTTAATCACCATAACCCTTTAAAAGATTTTGTAGCATATACGAAAGGTTTTACGAATTTTATCATCTCAACCAAAATATAAACGACATTATATTCATGTACACATAATTT
Proteins encoded:
- the LOC1279726 gene encoding uncharacterized protein LOC1279726 isoform X3, which codes for MNHKVGANMLLLGLVLSNLVIYTWAYPQQYQQHQLHTVEQRKFAEKPNAIKKVALDDLDEIQTNQIQEGGFSWSNMLGLLMQMIFNGGGGGGGNVPTKSDDIDNGVSTFGQSPWANVISVGLKIITTLLGGGGAGDGIDKVDNGGSPMQFINIVVNLLDALKTSFSHRSLTARSMGKKDVISDATVASISMMKGYVRSTRNADDRCMQKFLCEANTDCMSAIGGSSIFCQLGSYATSYILERQTGKSFENFYEAGRNGRSGFDCRQLYLECNEV